Proteins encoded within one genomic window of Kibdelosporangium phytohabitans:
- a CDS encoding proteasome assembly chaperone family protein, with protein sequence MVLEPENLYEVDSDVPDLTGAVLLHHFDGFMDAGSAGAALVEQLLSAYENRVIARFDIDGLLDYRARRPAMTFVQDHWEDYQTPELVVRLLHDQVGTPFLLLSGPEPDFRWEAFVEAVRQLVERWGVRLTIGVHGIPMGVPHTRPLGLTAHATRPDLVSDYRPMFSRVQVPGNVSGLLELRLGESGHDAIGYAAHVPHYLVQSTYPAAALVLLEALNQSTGLVLQPGALTESSRRADEEIARQVSESDQVAEVVAALEQQYDAFTSAKEEDNLLLDPDDIPTADELGAELERFLAEQQGKTD encoded by the coding sequence GTGGTGCTGGAGCCGGAGAACCTGTATGAGGTCGACTCGGACGTGCCGGACCTGACCGGTGCGGTGCTGCTGCACCACTTCGACGGCTTCATGGACGCGGGATCGGCGGGTGCGGCGCTGGTGGAGCAACTGCTGTCGGCGTACGAGAACAGGGTGATCGCCCGGTTCGACATCGACGGCCTGCTGGACTACCGCGCCAGGCGGCCCGCGATGACGTTCGTGCAGGACCACTGGGAGGACTACCAGACGCCGGAGCTGGTCGTGCGGTTGCTGCACGACCAGGTCGGCACCCCGTTCCTGCTGTTGAGCGGCCCGGAGCCGGACTTCCGCTGGGAGGCGTTCGTCGAGGCGGTGCGCCAGCTGGTCGAACGGTGGGGCGTGCGGCTGACGATCGGGGTGCACGGAATCCCGATGGGCGTCCCGCACACGCGTCCGCTGGGCCTGACCGCGCACGCCACCCGCCCGGACCTGGTGTCGGACTACCGCCCGATGTTCAGCCGCGTGCAGGTGCCCGGCAACGTCTCCGGCCTGCTGGAACTGCGGCTGGGCGAGTCGGGCCACGACGCGATCGGTTACGCCGCGCACGTGCCGCATTACCTTGTGCAGTCGACGTACCCGGCGGCGGCACTGGTGCTGCTGGAGGCGTTGAACCAGTCGACCGGCCTGGTGCTGCAGCCGGGAGCGCTGACGGAGAGCTCACGCCGCGCGGACGAGGAGATCGCACGCCAGGTCTCGGAGTCCGACCAGGTGGCCGAGGTCGTGGCGGCGCTGGAGCAGCAGTACGACGCGTTCACCTCCGCCAAGGAGGAGGACAACCTGCTGCTCGACCCCGACGACATCCCGACAGCCGACGAGCTGGGCGCGGAGCTGGAGCGCTTCCTGGCCGAGCAGCAGGGCAAAACCGACTGA
- a CDS encoding alpha-L-rhamnosidase, giving the protein MEMNRRVFLRGSAVSAGAFAMPAGTGQADQVSESGGRAAMAVERTTVEYAETLLGTDVAVPRLSWVLVSGLPGARQTAYQVRVRGIWDSGKVSSAESVGVRYGGPPLRPRTRYEWQVRVWDANDRVSDWSPVRWWETGLLGSSWVARWIGAAAPEAPPAVDGASWIWSATAPTEARWFRTSFDIAGPVTRARIVATADDDFTLYIGGTQALHAPQATDSWKTALTADVTGLVRGGRNVIAAVATNRGTPGSTNPAGLLVRMVIDTPAGQRTVITGPDWKVAETEQSGWQQPGFDDSGWPAVTVLAPYGQGVWGTNVSVAVPEAPAPLLRKEFKLSKGVTKARLYISGLAYYEATVNGSRVGAQVLDPGFTDYDETVLYATHDVTHLVKQGDNALEVLLGRGFYGLVTPNVWNWHKASWHGEPRLLAQLEIEHPGGAVTTIASGPDWKLAESRTVTNSQYAGETYDAGKAIVWYQSAVMDAPHGTVRAQQHEPIQVVDTITPTVRELRPGVYIADMGRTMSGWTELTVRAPAGTVIRMQHGERLKADGTVQWENGLVPGRHQTDEYICGGTGVETWEPKFSYKGFRYVQVTGARPEALRGKVVQSSVPDTGTFRCSEPFFEQLDRAMRRTLRNNLHGIPTDTPMYEKNGWTGDAQLGAPVMMYAFGMARFLTKWINDLGDSQNDAGQLPVIVPSGGWGYQELAPSPEWTTVYPFMVREMYRIYGDTALAATHWTTLTRYLDWEIGRLRDNLAITALGDYLPPGYGGNPPEDTRLTATAYLYRALIGTAELGELLGHSDTAARYRSVAEACRTAFNATFLVDGRYRTAKDPDYRQTSNAIPLMFGLVPPGSVAQVVASLVADIKARGNHLNTGALGTSVLLRALTAHGHPDVAHAVATQRTYPSWGFWFDNGADTMWEMWHADSRSRDHYFQGTVVQWLYENVAGLRPGDDGYRRFTVKPDARVGVTWAQTSVQTVRGLASVAWTRVESSVRVTVGVPVGSSAEVFVPGVARRRPPGVEFLRDEAGFQVFRVPPGRWVLTGDVDHP; this is encoded by the coding sequence ATGGAGATGAACCGCCGGGTGTTCCTGCGTGGTTCGGCCGTGAGCGCGGGGGCGTTCGCGATGCCGGCCGGTACCGGGCAGGCTGATCAGGTGAGCGAATCCGGCGGACGAGCGGCCATGGCGGTCGAACGGACCACTGTGGAGTACGCCGAAACGTTGCTCGGCACCGATGTGGCCGTCCCGCGGCTGTCGTGGGTACTCGTTTCGGGGCTACCCGGTGCCCGCCAAACGGCCTACCAGGTCCGGGTGCGCGGAATCTGGGATTCCGGCAAGGTTTCCTCGGCCGAGTCGGTCGGCGTCCGCTACGGCGGACCGCCGCTGCGCCCGCGTACCCGCTACGAGTGGCAAGTCCGCGTATGGGACGCCAACGACCGCGTATCGGACTGGTCGCCGGTGCGCTGGTGGGAGACGGGACTGCTCGGCTCGTCGTGGGTCGCGCGCTGGATCGGTGCGGCCGCACCGGAAGCACCGCCTGCCGTGGACGGCGCGTCCTGGATCTGGTCGGCCACCGCGCCCACCGAGGCCCGCTGGTTCCGCACGTCCTTCGACATCGCGGGACCCGTCACCCGCGCCAGGATCGTCGCGACAGCCGACGACGACTTCACCCTCTACATCGGCGGAACCCAGGCACTGCACGCTCCCCAGGCCACCGACAGCTGGAAGACGGCCTTGACCGCGGACGTGACCGGCCTCGTGCGCGGCGGTCGCAACGTCATCGCCGCTGTGGCAACGAACCGCGGCACGCCGGGGTCGACGAACCCCGCCGGGTTGCTGGTGCGGATGGTCATCGACACCCCCGCCGGTCAACGGACTGTGATCACGGGACCGGACTGGAAGGTCGCTGAGACGGAGCAAAGCGGATGGCAGCAGCCGGGATTCGATGACAGCGGGTGGCCGGCGGTGACCGTGCTCGCGCCCTACGGCCAAGGCGTGTGGGGCACGAACGTCTCCGTCGCCGTACCGGAAGCTCCCGCGCCCCTGCTGCGCAAGGAGTTCAAGCTGAGCAAGGGCGTGACCAAAGCGCGGCTGTACATCAGCGGCCTGGCCTACTACGAGGCGACGGTCAACGGTTCGCGCGTCGGCGCCCAAGTGCTCGACCCCGGGTTCACCGACTACGACGAAACCGTCCTGTACGCCACGCACGACGTCACCCACCTGGTCAAGCAAGGCGACAACGCGCTGGAAGTCCTGCTCGGCCGGGGGTTCTACGGTCTGGTCACGCCGAACGTGTGGAACTGGCACAAGGCGAGCTGGCACGGCGAACCGCGACTGCTGGCACAGCTGGAAATCGAGCACCCGGGCGGTGCCGTGACCACCATCGCCTCCGGCCCCGACTGGAAACTCGCCGAGAGCCGCACGGTCACCAACTCGCAGTACGCGGGGGAGACCTACGACGCGGGCAAAGCCATCGTATGGTACCAATCCGCGGTCATGGATGCTCCACACGGGACAGTCCGGGCCCAGCAACACGAACCGATCCAGGTCGTCGACACCATCACGCCGACCGTGCGCGAGCTGCGTCCAGGCGTCTACATCGCCGACATGGGACGCACGATGTCCGGCTGGACCGAGCTGACCGTACGCGCCCCGGCGGGAACCGTGATCCGCATGCAGCACGGGGAACGGCTCAAAGCCGACGGCACGGTGCAATGGGAGAACGGCCTCGTACCGGGACGGCACCAGACCGACGAGTACATCTGCGGGGGCACGGGCGTGGAGACGTGGGAGCCGAAGTTCTCCTACAAGGGATTCCGCTACGTCCAGGTGACCGGCGCGCGGCCGGAGGCGTTGCGCGGCAAGGTGGTGCAGTCGAGTGTTCCGGACACCGGCACCTTCCGGTGCTCCGAGCCGTTCTTCGAGCAGCTCGACCGCGCGATGCGGCGTACTTTGCGCAACAACCTGCACGGCATCCCCACCGACACCCCGATGTACGAGAAGAACGGCTGGACCGGTGACGCCCAGCTCGGCGCGCCCGTGATGATGTACGCGTTCGGGATGGCCCGGTTCCTGACCAAGTGGATCAACGACCTCGGCGACAGCCAGAACGACGCGGGCCAGCTGCCGGTGATCGTGCCGAGCGGGGGATGGGGCTACCAGGAACTCGCGCCGTCCCCGGAGTGGACCACGGTGTACCCGTTCATGGTCAGGGAGATGTACCGGATCTACGGCGACACCGCGCTCGCGGCCACGCACTGGACAACCCTGACCCGGTACCTGGACTGGGAGATCGGCCGTCTGCGGGACAACCTCGCGATCACCGCGCTCGGTGACTACCTGCCACCGGGATACGGCGGCAACCCGCCCGAGGACACGAGACTGACCGCGACGGCGTACCTGTACCGCGCGTTGATCGGGACGGCTGAGCTCGGGGAGTTGTTGGGGCACAGCGACACCGCCGCCAGGTATCGCTCCGTCGCCGAGGCGTGCCGTACGGCGTTCAACGCGACCTTCCTCGTGGACGGTCGTTATCGCACGGCGAAGGACCCGGACTACCGGCAGACGTCCAACGCCATCCCGCTGATGTTCGGCCTGGTGCCGCCCGGATCGGTCGCCCAGGTGGTCGCCAGTCTCGTCGCCGACATCAAGGCGCGCGGCAACCACCTGAACACCGGCGCGCTCGGGACGAGCGTCCTGTTGCGCGCGTTGACCGCACACGGCCATCCCGACGTCGCGCACGCGGTGGCCACGCAACGGACATACCCGAGCTGGGGTTTCTGGTTCGACAACGGCGCCGACACGATGTGGGAGATGTGGCACGCGGACTCGCGCTCACGCGACCACTACTTCCAGGGCACCGTCGTGCAGTGGTTGTACGAGAACGTCGCAGGCCTGCGGCCCGGCGATGACGGTTATCGGCGGTTCACGGTCAAACCGGACGCGCGGGTCGGGGTGACCTGGGCGCAGACGTCCGTGCAGACTGTGCGGGGCCTGGCATCGGTGGCGTGGACACGCGTGGAGTCATCGGTGCGGGTGACCGTCGGTGTGCCAGTTGGCTCGTCAGCGGAGGTTTTTGTCCCGGGAGTGGCACGTCGACGGCCGCCGGGGGTGGAATTCCTGCGCGATGAGGCCGGGTTCCAGGTCTTCCGGGTACCGCCGGGGCGGTGGGTGCTCACCGGTGACGTGGATCACCCTTAG